The following are encoded in a window of Sinomonas cyclohexanicum genomic DNA:
- a CDS encoding DEAD/DEAH box helicase gives MSETTFTSLGVPAALSRVLAEQGIETPFPIQTKTLPDTLGGRDVLGRGQTGSGKTIAFALPLVAGLAESGRAGAGSRRPGRPTGLVLAPTRELATQIDATVAPLAAAMGLNTTVIYGGVSQARQERALRAGVDIVIACPGRLEDLGRQGIVNLNDIAVTVLDEADHMADLGFLPVVKRILDQTPDGGQRLLFSATLDNGVDKIVKRYLHNPLTHSVDAPQAAVSTMEHHVLLTADATSKKNLIELLASGQGRRVLFMRTKHHAKRLAQQLTKAGIPAVDLHGNLSQNARDRNLADFASGEVRVLVATDVAARGVHVDDVELVVHVDPPAEHKAYLHRSGRTARAGSEGTVVTIVLPEQKQDVRKLLRDAGVKVEVTPVTTSSPQVTALVGERAAYVDPADRAAAVAAKMPQQGGGKSTGANAQRKRSRGRGTGQGAQDDVARRGGRGTGGPGHRNDVGAARNERAPRSDKGARTEQPKQRRQGSGPRSAGAIPTVWTSTTGGTSGGSYGSGSRGGAAGQGRGGSAGGQGGRGPRGPRRASSPASNNR, from the coding sequence ATGTCCGAAACCACCTTCACTTCCCTCGGCGTGCCCGCCGCGCTCTCCCGCGTCCTTGCGGAGCAGGGCATCGAGACGCCGTTCCCCATCCAGACCAAGACCCTCCCGGATACGCTGGGCGGCCGCGACGTCCTCGGCCGCGGCCAGACCGGCTCGGGCAAGACCATCGCGTTCGCCCTGCCGCTCGTGGCGGGCCTCGCGGAGTCCGGCCGCGCCGGCGCGGGCAGCCGCCGCCCGGGGCGCCCGACGGGCCTCGTCCTGGCGCCGACCCGCGAGCTCGCCACCCAGATCGACGCCACCGTGGCCCCGTTGGCGGCCGCGATGGGCCTCAACACGACCGTGATCTACGGCGGCGTCTCCCAGGCGCGCCAGGAGCGCGCGCTCAGGGCCGGCGTCGATATCGTGATCGCGTGCCCGGGTCGCCTCGAGGACCTCGGGCGTCAGGGCATCGTGAACCTGAACGACATCGCGGTGACCGTCCTCGACGAGGCGGACCACATGGCGGATCTCGGGTTCCTGCCGGTGGTCAAGCGCATCCTCGACCAGACGCCCGACGGCGGCCAGCGCCTCCTCTTCTCGGCGACCCTCGACAACGGCGTGGACAAGATCGTCAAGCGCTACCTGCACAACCCGCTCACGCACTCCGTGGACGCGCCGCAAGCCGCGGTCAGCACCATGGAGCACCACGTCCTGCTCACGGCGGACGCCACGAGCAAGAAGAACCTCATCGAGCTCCTCGCCTCCGGGCAGGGCCGACGCGTGCTGTTCATGCGCACGAAGCACCACGCCAAGCGCCTTGCGCAGCAGCTGACGAAGGCGGGCATCCCCGCCGTCGACCTGCACGGCAACCTGTCCCAGAACGCCCGCGACCGCAACCTCGCGGACTTCGCCTCGGGCGAGGTGCGCGTGCTGGTCGCGACGGACGTCGCGGCCCGTGGCGTGCACGTGGACGATGTGGAGCTCGTGGTCCACGTCGATCCGCCGGCCGAGCACAAGGCCTACCTCCACCGTTCGGGCCGCACGGCGCGCGCGGGCTCGGAGGGCACGGTCGTGACGATCGTGCTGCCCGAGCAGAAGCAGGACGTCCGCAAGCTCCTCCGCGACGCCGGCGTGAAGGTCGAGGTCACGCCCGTGACCACGTCCTCGCCGCAGGTCACCGCCCTCGTGGGCGAGCGCGCCGCGTACGTCGACCCGGCCGACCGTGCCGCCGCGGTCGCCGCGAAGATGCCCCAGCAGGGCGGCGGGAAGTCCACCGGCGCGAACGCGCAGCGCAAGCGCTCGCGCGGTCGTGGCACGGGCCAGGGCGCGCAGGACGACGTCGCCCGCCGCGGCGGCCGCGGCACCGGCGGTCCGGGCCACCGCAACGACGTGGGCGCCGCGAGGAACGAGAGGGCCCCGCGCAGCGACAAGGGAGCTCGGACCGAGCAGCCCAAGCAGCGCCGGCAGGGCTCGGGCCCCCGCAGTGCGGGCGCGATCCCGACCGTGTGGACCTCGACCACCGGCGGGACGTCCGGCGGCAGCTACGGCTCCGGCAGTCGCGGCGGCGCCGCGGGCCAGGGCCGGGGCGGTAGCGCCGGCGGTCAGGGCGGCCGGGGCCCCCGCGGCCCGCGCCGGGCGAGCTCGCCGGCGTCGAACAACCGCTGA